Proteins encoded within one genomic window of Tamandua tetradactyla isolate mTamTet1 chromosome 11, mTamTet1.pri, whole genome shotgun sequence:
- the LOC143649167 gene encoding LOW QUALITY PROTEIN: olfactory receptor 7G3-like (The sequence of the model RefSeq protein was modified relative to this genomic sequence to represent the inferred CDS: inserted 2 bases in 2 codons) — protein MKPGNLSDTADFXLLGLSQEPALQPLLFGLFLSMCLVTVTANLLTVLTIMSDSHLHTPMYFFLCNLSLVNICFITTTIPKMLVNIQTQSKSISYAGCLSQICFVLTFAGWENGIIVMMAYDRFVAICHPLRYSVIMKPRPCGLLVLLSLIISVLDALLHTLMSLRLSFCADXEMSHFFCELAHILKLTCSDILINNILVYLVTGLSGGVPLAGIIFSYVRIISSILKIPSAGGKYKAFSTSWSHLIVVSLFYGTGFGVDLSSAGNHSSNKSATASLMYTVGTLMMNPFIYSLRNKDMMAALRNSRISSFR, from the exons ATGAAGCCAGGAAACCTATCAGATACTGCtgatt tccttctaggactttCACAGGAGCCAGCACTTCAGCCCCTCCTGTTTGGACTGTTTCTATCCATGTGCCTAGTTACTGTGACTGCAAACCTGCTCACCGTCCTGACCATCATGTCTGACTCCCacctccacacccccatgtacttcttcctttgcaactTGTCCCTTGTGAACATCTGctttatcaccaccaccatcccaaAGATGCTCGTAAACATCCAGACACAGAGCAAATCCATCAGTTACGCAGGCTGTCTCTCTCAGATCTGCTTCGTGCTGACGTTTGCCGGATGGGAAAATGGAATTATCGTAATGATGGCTTACGACCGATTTGTGGCCATCTGCCACCCACTGAGGTACAGTGTCATCATGAAACCCAGACCCTGTGGGCTACTGGTTCTGCTGTCCCTTATCATCAGTGTTCTGGATGCACTGCTCCACACTCTGATGTCCCTACGGCTGTCCTTCTGTGCGG TTGAAATGTCCCACTTCTTCTGTGAACTAGCTCATATTCTCAAGCTCACCTGTTCCGATATCCTCATTAATAACATCCTGGTGTATTTAGTGACTGGTCTCTCGGGTGGTGTTCCTCTCGCTGGGATCATTTTTTCTTACGTTCGAATTATCTCCTCCATCCTGAAAATCCCATCAGCTGGTGGAAAGTACAAGGCTTTTTCCACCTCTTGGTCACACTTAATAGTTGTTTCCTTGTTCTATGGGACAGGCTTTGGGGTGGACCTTAGTTCGGCAGGTAATCACTCGTCCAATAAAAGTGCAACAGCATCACTGATGTATACTGTAGGCACACTCATGATGAACCCCTTTATCTACAGTTTGAGGAACAAAGACATGATGGCAGCCTTGAGAAATTCTAGAATATCTTCTTTCCGTTGA